GAGAACACAGTGCCTTGTAAACGTGTAGGGGTAAGTGTTATTGGTTTAGAAGTACCTCATGTACACGTGCATTTAATTCCGTTAAACACAATGGAGGATGCTAGGTTTATTAATAAAGTATCTTTGGAAGAAGAAGTGTTTGAGACGTTAGCCAAAGCAATTAACGCTAACTTATAAACGTTTTTAGTTTATAATTAGTAAAGCTGCTATTACAACAGTTATAATAATTACAGCTGTAATTATAATCCAGAATAAGCTTTTGTATTTTTTAGAGGCCTTTTTAGGTTGGAAAGCTTTCATTTGGTAGTCGTAAACGCGCTCAATAGCATCAGTCCATCGTCCTGGATAGATGGGGGTATTGCAGACAGTGCAATTCATTTCGGTATTAACCTCTTGCGTGACACTTTTATAAAAAGAAGTTTCAATAAAAAGTTGTTTAAAAGTCAATTGCAAGCCTTTGGTGCTAAAACACTCAGGGCAATTGTTATTTAAATCAATTGTTTTTATTGTTATTAATTTTTCTGACATCTATATTGTTTTTAAGCTAATTTGCATAGTTGTTCCTTTTCCTTTTTCTGAGTTTAAAACTTTTATGCGTCCATTGTGAAAATCTTCAACAATCCTTTTTGCTAGGGACAATCCAAGTCCCCAACCACGTTTTTTTGTTGTGTAACCAGGCTCAAAGATAGTATTAAATTCGTTTTTATTAATCCCTTTTCCACTATCTGTTACAGTAATTTTTACTTGTTCTTCAAGTTGATGGATAGTCAGCTGTAAATCACCTTTGCCTTTCATAGCATCAATAGCATTTTTAACTAAGTTTTCAATGGTCCAACCATATAATTGCTTGTTTAAATTGACGTAAATAGGGTGTTCTGGAGTGTCGATATTAAAATTAACTAACTTAGAGGATCTTGTTTTTAAATAATCATACGCTTCTCTAGTTTCTTCTATAATGTCTAATTTTTCTAAGGTTGGTAGTGACCCAATTTTACTAAATCGCTCGGTTATCGTTTGTAAGCGGTGAATGTCTTTTTCGATTTCTATTATATAGTCTGGATTGGTATCTTCCATTTTTAAAATCTCGGTCCAACCCATTAAAGACGACAAAGGGGTTCCAATTTGATGCGCGGTTTCTTTAGCCATTCCGGACCATAATTTATTCTGAGTTGCAATTTTGGAACTTCGATAAAAAAAGTATACGACTGCAGCAAATAAGACAATAATTAATAAAAGAGCTAAAGGATAGTATTTTAACTTGTTTAATAAAGGAGAATTACCATAGTATAATGTAGAGAGGACTTTGTTATTGTATTTAATTTCAATCGGGTTATTTTCGTTTTTAAATTGTTCTATTAAAAGCTTTAAATAATTTTCGTTTTTAGCTTTTTTTTCATCTATATTTCTATGATCTAAACCGCCTTCCGCAAATTGGATAATCATGGGTGTCGTTGTATTGCTTTCTAAGATTTGCAATGGTAAGTTTCCCATTGTACCGTTTAAGTCTATGGTTTCTGCAATATCTTTTTGGGCAAAAGACCAATTCTGCATTTTAACACGTTCTTCAGCTTTAAATTTTTGAAAAAACACATAGGTATTCCATAAAATTAAAGAGATGATAGCAAACGAGGCAATAATAATAATCCAGCGGATAAGCTGGCGATGTTTTGTAAAAAACATGATGTTAATTTTTGTTGTTAATATAATGCAATTCTGTTAATAATATTGTGGAGGTTGACTAGTAATTACCTTTTAGTTGGTTCTTAGATTATGTATTTTTGTGTAAATTAAATTGTCAACTATGTTATCTTTTACTCCTCAAGAATTTTCGACTGCTAAATTACATGGGTATTTACTTAGCGCTGTGGCTCCTAGGCCAATTGCCTTTGCAAGTACAATAGATGCCGATGGTAATCCAAACTTGTCACCGTTTAGTTTTTTTAATGTTTTTAGTGCCAATCCACCTATTTTAATTTTTTCGCCAGCAAGACGTGTTCGAGACAATACAACAAAGCATACCTTGCATAATGCAGAGATAACTAAGGAGGTTGTAATTAATGTTGTTAATTATGACATTGTACAACAGATGTCTTTAAGTAGTACAGAATATGCAGAAGGTGTTAACGAGTTTGATAAGGCTGGTTTAACGATGCTTAAATCAGATTTAGTAAAACCATTCAGGGTAGCAGAGAGTCCTGTACAAATGGAATGTAAGGTTAATGAGATTGTAAAGTTAGGAACAGAAGGAGGAGCAGGAAATTTAATAATCTGTGAAGTAGTTAAAATGCATGTTTCTGAAGCTGTTTTAGATGAAAATGGAGGAATTGACCAAAATAAATTGGACTTAGTATCAAGAGCAGGAGGGAGCTATTATAGTCGCGCTAAATCTGGTTTTTTCGAAATACCCAAACCACTATCGACATTAGGAATAGGTGTTGATGCTTTGCCAAAAGAGATCAGAGAAAGTGCTGTTTTAACAGGGAATGATTTGGGACTTTTAGGGAATGTTGAAAACTTACCTGAGGAAAAAAGCATTTTGGCTTTTAAAAACCAACATAATTTAAGTTCTTTGTCGACTGGTAAAAAACATCAAAAGGCAAAAGACTTTTTGAGTTTTAATGATGTGGAAAGTGCTTGGAAAGTATTATTATCGTAAATTAACGATATCAGATTAGACGAATATTTAATAATTATATAGAAAATGGAAGTACAAGGGAAAGTTAAGTTAGTAGGAGAGACACAAAGTTTTGGTAGCAACGGGTTTAGAAAAAGAGAGTTAGTAGTAACTACAGAAGAACAATATCCACAACATATTTTAGTAGAGTTTGTTCAAGATAAATGTGATTTATTAAACAATTACCAGGTAGGACAAGATGTTAAGGTAAACATCAATTTACGTGGTAGAGAATGGGTTAATCCTCAAGGAGAAACTAAATATTTTAACTCGATCCAAGGATGGAGAATTGAAGGAGTACAAGCTGGAGCAGCACCTCAAGGTATGCCAGAAGTGCCACCAGCACAAGCTTTTGAGCCTGCTAAAGATGTTAAATCTGAAGATCACGACGATTTACCATTCTAGTATGATCGGTTCTGTTTAAACAGAATGCTTATAAATATAACCTCAATACATCATGCTATTGAGGTTTTTTTATTTTATACCTTTATCTTTTTTGCTTTGTATTTATGCAATAGCTAATAATGCAAGTTATATATGGACTTTTTAAATAACAACAATAGCTTTCCTGATGTATCCAAAGCAACCGAAGACGGCTTATTGGCGGTTGGGGGAGACTTAAGTGCGGTACGTTTATTGTCGGCTTATAAAAAAGGTATTTTCCCTTGGTTTGAAGATGATAACACTATTTTATGGTGGTCTCCGGACCCTAGATTTGTATTGTTTCCTGAAGATTTAAAGGTCTCTAAAAGTATGAGGCAAGTGTTGCGTAATTCTGATTTTGAAGTTACCGTTAATAAGGACTTTGGATCTGTGATTAAAGCTTGCGCCGCATCTAAAAGACCGGGGCAAGATGATACTTGGATTACTAAAGGGATGATTGAAGCATACACGAAACTTAACACACTAGGGTATGCAAAATCTATTGAGGTTTGGCTAGATAACGCATTAGTTGGAGGTTTGTATGGTGTAGATTTGGGTAATGGTGTTTTTTGTGGAGAGAGTATGTTTACAAAGGTTAGTAATGCGAGTAAAGTAGGTTTTATTAGTTTTGTTCAAAATACAAATTACAAACTTATAGATTGCCAGGTGTATACTAACCATTTGGAGAGTTTAGGAGCCATTGATATTCCTCGAGATCAGTTTTTGGAGTATTTAGGTTAGACTTGGTCATACCTAAAACAACCAGTTTCATGGTCGTTAACCATTCCAACAGCTTGCATAAAGGCGTATATAACGGTTGAGCCTACAAACTTAAAACCTCGTTTTTTTAAATCTTTACTTAATGCATCACTTAAAGGTGTGTTTGCAGGGGCGTCTTTATAGTATTCAACTTTATTTTTGATTGGTTTTTCATTTACATAAGCCCATAAATAAGTGCTAAAACTTCCAAACTCTTGTTGGATGTCCATAAATAATTGGGCATTGGTAATTGTTGCATTGACCTTTAACTTATTTCTGATAATACCAGCATTTTGGAGTAATTCAGCTTTTTTCGTGTCATTATATTTTGCTATTTTTTTATAATCAAATTGATCAAAAGCATCAAAAAAATTATTGCGTTTGCGTAAAATGGTAATCCAGCTCAAACCGGCTTGAAAGGTTTCTAAAATTAAAAACTCGAAAAGTGTGGCATCATCGTAGACAGGGGTTCCCCATTCTTGATCATGATACGCCTCGTAAAGCGTGTCTCCAACACACCATCCACATTTATGTTTTGTCATTGTAAGGTTTTTTTTATAATCTCTACTAATGTAACAACAGTAACTTAAAAATCATAATAGTTACTGTATTTTTATACAATGGAAACAACAACACACTCAGACATTAAACAAATTATAAAGGATAGCTTAACAAAAAGTATGAGTTATGCCGAGTATAGAACTTTAGTTTCGACTTTAGTCGAAAGCAATTCTAACACAGGAAACGAAGTTACTGAAGCTTTAGCAAATTATACCATGCTAAATGATAGACGTATGAAGCGTTGGGATAAAACGGTAAAGATAGATGAAGGGATAACAGACTCTATTAAAAGTAAAACATTAAACCAAACATGGGTCATCATTACCGAAAGTTGGTGTGGAGATGCGGCGCATGTTATGCCAGTAATTAATAAGATAGCATCATTAAATGAAGGTATTAGCTTTAGAGTAGTCTTAAGAGATCAAAATGAACTATTGATGGATCAGTTTTTAACCAATGGTTCAAGGTCTATTGCTAAGTTAATTATTGTGGATAATGCAAGTGAAGAGGTTATAGCAACTTACGGCCCAAGACCAACTACAGCTACTGCTTTGGTTAATGATTATAAGGCAAAACATGGTGGTTTAACACCAGAGTTTAAAGAAGAATTACAAAAATGGTATAATAAAGATAAAGGACAAACCGTTATTGCCGACTTAGTTCCTTTATTAGGTTTAAAAAAATAGTTAATTTAATTCAACCACTTTAATTTTAGTTTAAGGACTTTAGTTTTATTGGGTAGAATTAAGTAAAATCAACGCTCCTCTTAATTTGTTTAAGGGGAGCGTTTGTTTTATCCTTCATTAAAGAACAGGAAAACATGTTTTTCTAAAACTGAGTTGTATTTTTATTTTCCTTTAAATTCAAAAGTAATAGATCCTGTTTGTTTAGGTTTTGACGAGTTATCAAACTTGGCTTCTTTTGCGTATTCTAAAGCGTGTTCTTTTAGGCAAGCATTTTTTGAAGTAGACGATTTACTGATAGCGGCATTAATAACAGTTCCGTTATTATTTACAGTAATATTTACCACTATTTTCCCTTTAGCATCACATAAGTAAATTGGGATGGGTAAAGATCTATCCGTTCTTCCTTCTAAAGAGTAGTAAATAGAACTGTTGGTGTTTGCAAGGTTACTTTGTTTTGTACTTTTACTTTGAGAACTTTTATTCAAGATGTCATTAACACTATTAAAATCAGTTAACGTTTTTTCTGAAATTGACGAATTACCAGTGGTTTTTTCAGAAGATTCTTCTTCTTCAATACTATTTTTATAAGTTTCTAATTTAGGATTGCTATAGTCTTCCGGAGGTGCAATGGGCTTATAGGCATCTGCGTAATGTTCGAATTTTTCAGATTTATTAAAGGCTTTGTTTGTTGATTGGCTACTTTCTTGGAGCGCAAGATCTTCTTCTGTTATAGCTTCTATATCGTCGGTCATAACCTCTGCAACCATCTCAATCTCATACCCAGTTTCGCCTTTATCAGTATTCATTTTAAGAGCCGTCATATTTATCAAGGACAGGATTAAAGTCCCTGTAATTAATAAAGTAATAGCTAGCGCTTTTTGAGAATTGTTAAGTGTCATTTAAGATGGTATCAAATAAATATAAAGGTCTCCAGAGTGTTAGTATGTTATATACGTCTGCTAACCTTGTAAAGGTTGTAAATTAATCTTTTTTCGAGAGTTTTTTGATGAAATCGTCTATTGAAAGGCCGTCTTTAACATTAAAATCGCCAATTTTAGTGCGACGTAAAGCCGATAAATGGCCACCAGAATCTAGTGCTTTTCCAAAATCGTTTGCTAAAGATCGGATATAAGTCCCTTTACTACAAACTGCTCTAAAGTCTATATTAAGGCCATCAATTTTGGTAATCTCAAATTGCTCGATAGTTATTTTTCTAGATTTAATGTCTACAGTTTCTCCAGCTCTAGCGTATTCATATAATCGCTTACCATCTTTTTTAAGAGCAGAAAATATCGGAGGAAATTGATCAATCTCTCCAATAAACTGTTGGGTAGTATCGTGTATTAGTTGCGTTGTGATATGAGCAGTTTCAAAAGTCTCATTAATTTCGGTTTCTAAATCGTAAGACGGTGTTGTGCTTCCTAAGACAATAGTCCCTGTGTATTCCTTAATCTGACCTTGAAAAGAATCGATTTGTTTAGTCATCTTACCAGTACAAATGACTAATAATCCTGTTGCTAAAGGATCTAAAGTTCCGGCATGGCCAACCTTAATTTTTTTTATATTGAAAGCTTGACGTATTTCCCAGCGTAATTTATTTACAGCCTGAAAAGAAGTCCATTGTAAAGGTTTGTCTATTAATAATACTTGTCCAGCTTGGTAGTCGTCTCCAGTCATTTGTTTAGTTTGTAAAAGAAAAAATGATAGCAATTACTCCAACAATAGCGCAGTAAATGGCAAAATATGATAATTTACTTTTTTTAACTAGACTAATCATCCAAGTACAAGCAAATAGACCTGCAACAAAAGCAGCTATAAAGCCTGCTGACATTGCAGTTATGTTTTGACTTTCAAAACTAAGATCACCTCCTAAAATATCTTTAGCTATTTTTCCAAAAATTAATGGGACTACCATTAAAAAAGAAAAGCGAGCCGCTTTTGTTTTATCGTTTCCTAATAGTACAGAGGTCGATATAGTCGCGCCGCTTCTGGAAATACCAGGCAACATTGCTATTGCTTGAGAGATACCAATTATAAAAGCATTTTTAAAAGAGACATTTTTTGTTGTATTTTTAGCTTTGTCAGCAAAAAATAGAAGGACAGCTGTAACTAATAACATGCAACCTACTAATAGGATACTACCGCCAAATAGTTGTTCTAGTTGGTCTTCAAAAAACAAACCTACTAAAACAGCAGGAAGCATTGATACTATAATTTTTGTTACAAACTTGGTGTCATCATTCCATTTAAAAGAAAATAATCCTTTAAGGATTTCTAAAATATCTTTTCTAAAAATAACAATAGTACTTAGTGCTGTTGCAAAGTGAAGTACTACTGTAAACAAAAGACTTTCTTCAGGGATACTGTTATCACCTAAAATAGCTTTACCTAATTCTAAGTGACCACTTGAAGATACAGGAAGAAACTCGGTTAATCCCTGTATAATACCTAATATAATTGAGTCGATAATATCCATGCGACAAAAGTATTAAAATACTATGACCAATTGATAGTTTGGGGTTTAAATTTAATAAGGAAACTCTGTTAAGAGTTATTGATAAGTGTTTAGTCCTTTTTTGGACTTGACAGTATAGCATATACCTGCACACCAAAACCAATAATAACCAAAGCTGGAGCAAGACGTATACGTCTCCAGCTAAAAATAGCATCACTAAAGACATTAGGGTCATCACTACCACCACCAGACATCAAAATAAATCCTAGAGCAATACTACCTAAGCCAAAAAACATAAATTTATAGTTATGCTTACCGAATAATGGTTGTGAGCTTACAATAAGCTTGTCGTTTTTAGTTTTTTCTCTCAATGTATTGATGGTGTTAATTTATAGCAAATTTAAACTTTTTAATTTGATCGTAAATAAATTAGTACGATGTTTTTATAACTGCTTTACCTTGGCGAGTGACTTTGTTTGTAAACGTCTAGCATAAGATACGAGAAAAGCAATAATAGTGACCATAAATAATAATACAAAATCGAGTCGTTTCATAATCGTTAGTTTTAGATTAAATTAATAGTTAGAGTATTAATTGGTCAATAGCGAATTGTTTTATTGGTTGAGTAAATATAATGTGGTTAAGTGTAAAGTAGTGTTAATGATTTAGTTAAACAGTGTTAAATTAATACAGTTGGTCTGTCTTTAGATTCAAAAAACGCTGCGTCGCAAAATGAGTGCTTATCCATGTAATAATAATACCTAATAAGAAGATTATTAAAAATAACCCTCCAATTAATATTGGGCTTTGGCGTAAATTTAATTCAGGAAAAGCTTTGTCGACGTAAAATACAATAAACCCTAAACCTATTAAGGCTATAATTGCGCCTAAAACACCAAGTTTAATACTTTTCCAAACAAAAGGGCGGCGTATAAAGCGTTTGGTCGCACCCACCATTTGCATGGTCTTAATAGTAAATCGTTTGGCGTAAACAGATAATCTAATGGAGCTATTAATAAGTAACACTGCGATTAAAGTAAAAATGGCACTTAGCAATAAGACCCAAAAGCTTATTTTCTTTACGCGGCTATTCATTAAGGTGACTAAGTCTTTGTCATACCTAA
This portion of the Olleya sp. Bg11-27 genome encodes:
- a CDS encoding sensor histidine kinase, which encodes MFFTKHRQLIRWIIIIASFAIISLILWNTYVFFQKFKAEERVKMQNWSFAQKDIAETIDLNGTMGNLPLQILESNTTTPMIIQFAEGGLDHRNIDEKKAKNENYLKLLIEQFKNENNPIEIKYNNKVLSTLYYGNSPLLNKLKYYPLALLLIIVLFAAVVYFFYRSSKIATQNKLWSGMAKETAHQIGTPLSSLMGWTEILKMEDTNPDYIIEIEKDIHRLQTITERFSKIGSLPTLEKLDIIEETREAYDYLKTRSSKLVNFNIDTPEHPIYVNLNKQLYGWTIENLVKNAIDAMKGKGDLQLTIHQLEEQVKITVTDSGKGINKNEFNTIFEPGYTTKKRGWGLGLSLAKRIVEDFHNGRIKVLNSEKGKGTTMQISLKTI
- a CDS encoding flavin reductase family protein, whose translation is MLSFTPQEFSTAKLHGYLLSAVAPRPIAFASTIDADGNPNLSPFSFFNVFSANPPILIFSPARRVRDNTTKHTLHNAEITKEVVINVVNYDIVQQMSLSSTEYAEGVNEFDKAGLTMLKSDLVKPFRVAESPVQMECKVNEIVKLGTEGGAGNLIICEVVKMHVSEAVLDENGGIDQNKLDLVSRAGGSYYSRAKSGFFEIPKPLSTLGIGVDALPKEIRESAVLTGNDLGLLGNVENLPEEKSILAFKNQHNLSSLSTGKKHQKAKDFLSFNDVESAWKVLLS
- a CDS encoding DUF3127 domain-containing protein, giving the protein MEVQGKVKLVGETQSFGSNGFRKRELVVTTEEQYPQHILVEFVQDKCDLLNNYQVGQDVKVNINLRGREWVNPQGETKYFNSIQGWRIEGVQAGAAPQGMPEVPPAQAFEPAKDVKSEDHDDLPF
- the aat gene encoding leucyl/phenylalanyl-tRNA--protein transferase, giving the protein MDFLNNNNSFPDVSKATEDGLLAVGGDLSAVRLLSAYKKGIFPWFEDDNTILWWSPDPRFVLFPEDLKVSKSMRQVLRNSDFEVTVNKDFGSVIKACAASKRPGQDDTWITKGMIEAYTKLNTLGYAKSIEVWLDNALVGGLYGVDLGNGVFCGESMFTKVSNASKVGFISFVQNTNYKLIDCQVYTNHLESLGAIDIPRDQFLEYLG
- a CDS encoding DNA-3-methyladenine glycosylase I; translated protein: MTKHKCGWCVGDTLYEAYHDQEWGTPVYDDATLFEFLILETFQAGLSWITILRKRNNFFDAFDQFDYKKIAKYNDTKKAELLQNAGIIRNKLKVNATITNAQLFMDIQQEFGSFSTYLWAYVNEKPIKNKVEYYKDAPANTPLSDALSKDLKKRGFKFVGSTVIYAFMQAVGMVNDHETGCFRYDQV
- a CDS encoding thioredoxin family protein: METTTHSDIKQIIKDSLTKSMSYAEYRTLVSTLVESNSNTGNEVTEALANYTMLNDRRMKRWDKTVKIDEGITDSIKSKTLNQTWVIITESWCGDAAHVMPVINKIASLNEGISFRVVLRDQNELLMDQFLTNGSRSIAKLIIVDNASEEVIATYGPRPTTATALVNDYKAKHGGLTPEFKEELQKWYNKDKGQTVIADLVPLLGLKK
- a CDS encoding energy transducer TonB codes for the protein MTLNNSQKALAITLLITGTLILSLINMTALKMNTDKGETGYEIEMVAEVMTDDIEAITEEDLALQESSQSTNKAFNKSEKFEHYADAYKPIAPPEDYSNPKLETYKNSIEEEESSEKTTGNSSISEKTLTDFNSVNDILNKSSQSKSTKQSNLANTNSSIYYSLEGRTDRSLPIPIYLCDAKGKIVVNITVNNNGTVINAAISKSSTSKNACLKEHALEYAKEAKFDNSSKPKQTGSITFEFKGK
- the truB gene encoding tRNA pseudouridine(55) synthase TruB is translated as MTGDDYQAGQVLLIDKPLQWTSFQAVNKLRWEIRQAFNIKKIKVGHAGTLDPLATGLLVICTGKMTKQIDSFQGQIKEYTGTIVLGSTTPSYDLETEINETFETAHITTQLIHDTTQQFIGEIDQFPPIFSALKKDGKRLYEYARAGETVDIKSRKITIEQFEITKIDGLNIDFRAVCSKGTYIRSLANDFGKALDSGGHLSALRRTKIGDFNVKDGLSIDDFIKKLSKKD
- a CDS encoding undecaprenyl-diphosphate phosphatase, which produces MDIIDSIILGIIQGLTEFLPVSSSGHLELGKAILGDNSIPEESLLFTVVLHFATALSTIVIFRKDILEILKGLFSFKWNDDTKFVTKIIVSMLPAVLVGLFFEDQLEQLFGGSILLVGCMLLVTAVLLFFADKAKNTTKNVSFKNAFIIGISQAIAMLPGISRSGATISTSVLLGNDKTKAARFSFLMVVPLIFGKIAKDILGGDLSFESQNITAMSAGFIAAFVAGLFACTWMISLVKKSKLSYFAIYCAIVGVIAIIFSFTN
- a CDS encoding DUF3098 domain-containing protein codes for the protein MREKTKNDKLIVSSQPLFGKHNYKFMFFGLGSIALGFILMSGGGSDDPNVFSDAIFSWRRIRLAPALVIIGFGVQVYAILSSPKKD
- a CDS encoding cell division protein FtsX, producing the protein MSSSFERYQKRRLISSYFSVVLSIALVLFLLGILGLLVLNAKKVADLFKEQVTVTIYLKDNAKEVEVKQLEKSLALADYVKSTVYISKEQAAESMKAENGEDFMAFLGFNPLQNNIDVNLKADFVTSEKLEELAETALEKGFVDEVRYDKDLVTLMNSRVKKISFWVLLLSAIFTLIAVLLINSSIRLSVYAKRFTIKTMQMVGATKRFIRRPFVWKSIKLGVLGAIIALIGLGFIVFYVDKAFPELNLRQSPILIGGLFLIIFLLGIIITWISTHFATQRFLNLKTDQLY